A DNA window from Maribellus comscasis contains the following coding sequences:
- a CDS encoding RidA family protein — protein MKKVIETSNAPKAIGPYSQAVEVGDTLYISGQIPLDPETMKVAYGGIKEQTVQVLKNIGAILEAAGYSYKDVVKSTCLLANMEDFKDMNEVYGQFYTENQPARAAFAVKELPLNVLIEIETIAVK, from the coding sequence ATGAAAAAAGTTATTGAAACCTCGAATGCTCCGAAAGCGATTGGGCCATACAGCCAGGCTGTTGAAGTGGGGGATACACTATATATTTCAGGACAGATTCCATTAGACCCTGAAACAATGAAGGTTGCTTATGGTGGTATTAAGGAACAAACAGTTCAGGTATTAAAGAATATTGGAGCCATTTTGGAAGCTGCCGGATATTCATATAAAGACGTTGTGAAATCGACCTGTCTTTTGGCAAATATGGAAGACTTTAAAGACATGAATGAGGTATACGGACAGTTTTATACTGAGAATCAACCAGCCCGGGCAGCATTTGCGGTAAAAGAGTTGCCGCTGAATGTACTTATTGAAATTGAAACTATTGCAGTAAAATAA
- a CDS encoding putative LPS assembly protein LptD produces MSLFVFGQETDKNVRIINSNQQDTTFSETPVQDTLAVDTVEIDSIVPPVIEAPIDYNAEDSIIVSFDGQKVFMYNNAHVTYQQIELTAYYIELDLETKEVYAEGLLDSTETLIQKPVFKDGDEEFESKTLRYNFETKKGIITEVVTEQGEGYFHSERTKKISDDAFLATDGKYTTCDAEHPHFYLHLSKAKVISNNKIITGPAYMVLEDFPIYFPFLPFGYFPSTPTYSSGIIVPAYGEEANRGFYLRDGGYYWAAGQYFDLALRGDIYSKGSWAGKLNTNYRKRYKFNGNFDFKYNVNTTGEKGTDTYGKSNQFAISWRHSQDAKANPNQTFSASVNFSTSGYDKQNSLTADTYLRTQKQSSVSYTKKFENTPFNMSVNLRHSQNSTDSTISLTLPEMTFSMAKVYPFRKKNRAGPVRWYEKFGVNYSGNLRNALQNAKEWEVMSSSFTKDWKNGIKHNLPISLPSFNLFNYVNFSPSFSYNEKWYFKKMNYTYVPDGDFDNPSVFANTVRIDTLTGLNRVYDYSYSVSASTNIYGMFSPLNPDSKVQAIRHKMTPSVSFSYTPDFGQEKFGYYQPVQVDSAGTIRYYDVNYGGIYGGSPSQGASGAVSFSLNNSLEMKVLDVKDTTKSDEEQKFRKVKLIDNLSFSTSYNLVADSFNLSPIAIRARTTIAGVSVNAGTTLDPYILDEDGRVNKYAWSEKKGFSKFGRFTQANLSFGLQFKSKKGVEQAQANKEAIEEENILPGDYSNYADFNVPWDFNIDYSINYRGPSYLGGDNIVTQTLGFRGNLNLTEKWRMSMTTNFDIMAREFSFTTFNITRDLHCWQMVFNFIPFGQRRSYSFTINARSSLLKDLKLTKNRSYFDNY; encoded by the coding sequence TTGTCACTATTTGTTTTTGGCCAGGAAACAGATAAAAATGTTCGTATAATAAATTCAAATCAGCAAGACACAACTTTCTCCGAAACTCCCGTGCAGGATACTTTAGCTGTAGATACAGTTGAGATTGACTCAATTGTACCTCCTGTAATTGAAGCACCCATTGATTATAACGCAGAAGATTCTATAATTGTATCCTTCGACGGGCAAAAAGTATTTATGTACAACAATGCTCATGTTACTTATCAGCAAATTGAATTAACGGCCTATTATATTGAACTCGATTTGGAAACCAAAGAGGTTTATGCCGAAGGACTTCTGGATTCAACTGAAACTCTTATTCAGAAACCGGTTTTTAAAGATGGAGATGAAGAATTTGAGTCGAAAACCCTGAGATATAATTTCGAAACGAAAAAAGGAATAATTACCGAGGTTGTTACCGAGCAGGGAGAAGGTTATTTTCACAGTGAACGAACCAAGAAGATATCGGATGACGCATTTCTTGCAACTGACGGAAAATATACAACCTGCGATGCCGAGCACCCGCACTTCTATTTGCATCTTTCAAAAGCAAAAGTTATTTCCAATAACAAAATTATAACGGGACCCGCATATATGGTTTTGGAAGATTTTCCAATTTATTTTCCCTTTCTTCCTTTTGGATATTTTCCAAGCACACCAACTTATTCATCGGGAATTATTGTTCCTGCATACGGGGAGGAAGCCAATCGTGGATTTTATCTTCGCGATGGTGGTTATTATTGGGCTGCCGGGCAATATTTCGATTTGGCCTTGCGTGGAGATATTTATTCAAAAGGCTCATGGGCTGGAAAATTAAATACCAACTACAGAAAACGATACAAGTTTAACGGAAATTTCGATTTTAAATATAATGTAAATACGACAGGCGAAAAAGGAACCGACACGTATGGCAAATCAAATCAATTTGCTATTTCATGGCGACATTCGCAGGATGCAAAAGCAAATCCGAACCAGACATTTTCAGCCAGTGTAAATTTTTCGACCAGCGGATACGATAAGCAAAATTCGTTAACCGCTGATACCTACTTGCGTACGCAAAAACAGTCGAGTGTTTCATATACCAAAAAGTTTGAAAATACACCGTTTAATATGTCGGTAAACTTGAGGCACTCGCAAAATTCTACCGATTCCACCATTTCTCTCACATTACCAGAGATGACTTTTAGTATGGCCAAAGTATATCCTTTTAGGAAAAAAAACCGGGCGGGTCCGGTACGGTGGTATGAGAAGTTTGGAGTCAATTATTCCGGTAATCTCAGAAATGCGCTTCAGAATGCAAAAGAATGGGAGGTCATGAGTTCATCTTTTACAAAAGACTGGAAAAATGGGATAAAGCACAACCTTCCAATTTCATTGCCCAGTTTTAATTTGTTTAACTATGTCAATTTTAGCCCGAGTTTTAGCTATAATGAAAAGTGGTATTTTAAGAAAATGAACTATACCTATGTTCCCGACGGCGATTTCGATAATCCTTCCGTATTTGCAAATACAGTTAGAATAGATACATTAACCGGATTGAACAGGGTTTATGATTATTCTTACAGCGTGAGTGCCTCAACAAATATTTACGGGATGTTTTCGCCCTTAAATCCAGACTCGAAGGTGCAGGCTATCCGGCATAAAATGACTCCCTCTGTTAGTTTTAGTTATACTCCCGATTTTGGGCAGGAAAAATTTGGTTATTATCAGCCTGTTCAAGTCGATTCTGCCGGAACAATAAGATATTACGATGTAAACTATGGTGGAATTTACGGAGGTTCTCCAAGCCAGGGAGCTTCAGGTGCTGTTTCTTTTTCTTTAAACAACAGTTTGGAGATGAAGGTTCTGGATGTGAAAGATACAACGAAGTCGGATGAAGAGCAGAAGTTTAGAAAAGTAAAATTGATTGATAATTTAAGTTTTAGTACATCCTACAATCTGGTTGCCGATTCGTTTAACCTGTCGCCTATAGCTATTCGGGCCAGGACAACTATTGCCGGCGTTAGTGTAAATGCAGGAACAACGCTCGATCCATATATTCTTGATGAAGATGGAAGAGTAAATAAATACGCCTGGAGTGAAAAGAAAGGTTTTTCGAAATTCGGAAGATTTACCCAGGCCAACCTTTCATTTGGTTTGCAATTTAAATCGAAAAAAGGAGTAGAGCAGGCTCAGGCCAATAAGGAAGCTATTGAAGAGGAAAATATATTGCCCGGTGATTATTCAAATTATGCCGATTTTAACGTGCCCTGGGATTTTAATATTGATTATAGCATTAATTACCGTGGCCCTAGTTATTTAGGAGGAGATAATATTGTTACTCAGACTCTGGGGTTCAGGGGAAACCTAAACCTCACGGAAAAGTGGCGTATGAGTATGACAACAAATTTTGATATTATGGCCCGGGAGTTTTCATTTACTACTTTTAATATCACACGTGATTTGCATTGCTGGCAAATGGTGTTTAATTTTATTCCTTTTGGTCAGAGACGGAGTTACAGTTTTACAATTAATGCAAGATCTTCGTTGTTAAAAGATTTAAAACTGACAAAAAACAGAAGTTATTTCGATAATTATTAA